In Bacillus sp. KH172YL63, one genomic interval encodes:
- a CDS encoding Cof-type HAD-IIB family hydrolase gives MMIYRMLALNIDGTIVNENGKIARETKEAIEYVQDKGVPVTLVTSRSFASAKKVAKALKINSPLVTHSGCYIAGELEQPMFVKKIAEDITYEITQFLEGFSSQVHLSHEKRSIIGKVNAQARDRAHVSWEKESKLIYSKQYVDRVSDFLLENPMSVPKISVMMEHKEDVWDVVASLKGMYGEVDAIPTSEYKLDIVPKGVSKLRGLMYLSERLGVKKDEIVMVGSGIDDIDTMECCGLGVAMGNAPRQVRDSANWITRSQAEKGIPYFVTELFRKQHPIPFLKKMNIIKS, from the coding sequence ATGATGATCTATCGCATGCTTGCATTGAATATTGATGGCACGATCGTGAATGAAAACGGAAAGATTGCAAGGGAAACAAAGGAAGCAATCGAGTACGTTCAAGATAAAGGGGTACCCGTCACGCTGGTGACCAGCAGGAGCTTCGCTTCGGCTAAAAAAGTGGCAAAAGCGTTAAAAATCAATAGTCCCCTCGTCACCCACAGCGGCTGCTATATTGCCGGTGAGCTTGAACAGCCGATGTTTGTAAAAAAGATTGCAGAAGATATCACATATGAAATCACTCAATTCCTGGAAGGTTTCTCGAGTCAGGTTCACCTTTCCCATGAAAAACGGTCCATTATCGGAAAAGTGAATGCACAGGCACGGGACCGGGCACACGTCTCGTGGGAAAAGGAATCTAAATTGATCTATAGTAAACAGTATGTGGACAGAGTAAGTGACTTCCTGCTTGAAAACCCGATGTCGGTGCCGAAGATCTCAGTCATGATGGAGCATAAAGAAGATGTGTGGGATGTGGTTGCATCGTTGAAAGGGATGTACGGGGAAGTGGACGCCATCCCGACTTCCGAGTATAAATTGGATATCGTGCCAAAGGGTGTTTCAAAGTTAAGGGGCCTCATGTACCTGTCAGAGCGCCTTGGTGTGAAAAAGGATGAAATCGTCATGGTCGGTTCGGGCATTGACGACATCGACACCATGGAATGCTGCGGTTTAGGCGTCGCCATGGGGAATGCCCCACGGCAAGTCCGGGATTCAGCCAACTGGATCACCCGGAGCCAGGCTGAAAAAGGCATCCCGTACTTTGTGACAGAGCTGTTCCGGAAGCAGCATCCCATCCCGTTCCTGAAGAAAATGAACATCATCAAATCATAA
- a CDS encoding DUF445 domain-containing protein, which translates to MLDAFILVLFMVIVGALIGGFTNSLAIKMLFRPYRAYYIGKFKVPFTPGLIPKRREELAEQLGKMVVDHLITPESLQKKVMNEDFQRDVTLWLTEELEPVFSSDKTVEEWLDILQIPVSSERLNEWLEDWISVKMTSAKETYTSRTLSETLPEKWQNKVSESIPTLVTFIATRAEDYFTSPEGKKKVKIMIDDFLKERGMLGNMLGMFLGNTSVADKIQPEIVKFIKHEGTQEILFNLLTNEWAKLKSMKLEEFIDRLPEEELIETAQSSLVKLVNIDGHLAKPLSHWLEPHKQSFFAIQLPKWVDRGTDLLSKKIPNLMEKMHLQHIVKEQVESFSVGRLEELVLGISRREFKMITYLGALLGGIIGIVQGFIALFIS; encoded by the coding sequence ATGCTAGATGCTTTCATCCTGGTACTGTTCATGGTGATCGTCGGAGCCCTCATCGGCGGTTTCACGAATTCACTGGCAATAAAAATGTTATTCAGGCCTTATCGGGCTTACTATATTGGTAAATTCAAAGTTCCCTTCACCCCGGGACTGATCCCGAAACGAAGGGAAGAATTAGCGGAGCAGCTTGGAAAGATGGTGGTCGATCACTTGATCACGCCGGAAAGCCTCCAGAAGAAAGTAATGAATGAAGACTTCCAAAGAGATGTCACCCTGTGGCTGACCGAAGAGCTGGAGCCGGTTTTTTCATCGGATAAAACAGTGGAAGAATGGCTCGATATCCTTCAAATCCCCGTCTCATCAGAACGGCTGAACGAATGGCTGGAGGACTGGATATCGGTCAAAATGACGTCTGCCAAAGAAACCTATACATCAAGGACACTTTCTGAAACACTTCCGGAAAAATGGCAGAATAAAGTTTCAGAAAGCATCCCGACACTCGTCACGTTCATCGCGACCCGGGCAGAAGATTATTTCACAAGCCCGGAAGGAAAAAAGAAAGTGAAAATCATGATCGACGATTTCCTCAAAGAGCGGGGTATGCTCGGCAATATGCTCGGCATGTTCCTCGGCAACACATCGGTCGCAGATAAAATACAGCCGGAAATCGTAAAGTTCATCAAGCATGAAGGAACACAGGAAATCCTTTTCAATCTCCTGACAAACGAATGGGCGAAACTGAAGTCAATGAAACTCGAAGAATTCATCGACCGTCTACCGGAAGAAGAGCTGATCGAAACCGCTCAATCCTCCCTGGTAAAACTCGTCAACATCGACGGACACCTGGCAAAGCCGCTCTCACACTGGCTCGAACCACATAAACAATCCTTCTTCGCCATCCAGCTCCCGAAATGGGTGGACAGAGGGACGGACCTTCTATCGAAGAAGATCCCTAACCTGATGGAGAAAATGCACCTCCAGCATATCGTCAAAGAGCAGGTGGAATCATTCTCCGTTGGACGCTTGGAGGAACTCGTGCTCGGCATATCCCGCCGCGAATTCAAAATGATCACCTATCTTGGGGCACTGCTCGGAGGGATCATCGGAATCGTCCAGGGGTTCATCGCCCTCTTCATCTCCTGA
- a CDS encoding YlbF family regulator, which yields MAINLYDQANELERAMRQSEEFIQLKNMYDEVNNDESASKMFENFRNIQMTLQQKQMSGEEISQEEIEQAQKTAQLVQQHEKIAKLMEAEQRMSMVINDLNKVIMKPLEELYGSMQQ from the coding sequence ATGGCAATCAACTTATACGATCAAGCGAACGAACTGGAAAGAGCAATGCGTCAAAGCGAAGAATTCATCCAATTGAAGAACATGTACGATGAAGTGAACAATGATGAATCTGCAAGCAAGATGTTCGAAAACTTCAGAAACATCCAAATGACACTTCAACAAAAGCAAATGAGCGGCGAAGAAATTTCCCAAGAGGAAATCGAGCAAGCTCAAAAAACTGCACAACTTGTTCAACAACACGAAAAAATCGCCAAGCTTATGGAAGCTGAGCAACGCATGAGCATGGTCATCAATGACTTAAACAAAGTCATCATGAAGCCGCTTGAAGAACTTTACGGTTCAATGCAGCAGTAA